The following coding sequences are from one Gadus macrocephalus chromosome 3, ASM3116895v1 window:
- the pdcd4a gene encoding programmed cell death protein 4a: MATEVETWSTAQQHEGVFALDGDMAGYDDDLNDCEVNGNWTPQEKALHEARLKAKAKRRLRKSSSRNSTSDSLSESGELLPGGDSPKGKVNANDRKSRTGKGRGLPKKGGAGGKGVWGAAGMVYEVEEPDAKDPNYDEVAQGDTVYATVVPELDEKLLEKTVNPIVKEYFEHGDTKEVQALLKGLNLGAHKFEFSSLALCLSLEGKASHRELTSRLLSDLLGKELSQADMARAFDKMLKELPELILDTPEAPKMLGQFLARAIADHVLPMAFLDCYKGKVDCVHARAALDRAAVLLSMKREIVRLDNVWGVGGGLRPVKHLVKEMILLLKEYLVSGEVSEAERCLKDLEVPHFHHELVYEAIVMVLESKGDTAIHMMMKLLQSFWKSGLITVDQMNRGFQRVYDELPEICLDVPHAHSIMETFVDLCYQESVITKHLRDTCPSRGRKRFVSEGDGGLVKN, translated from the exons ATGGCGACCGAAGTGGAGACTTGGTCCACCGCTCAGCAACACGAGG GCGTGTTTGCCCTGGACGGTGACATGGCGGGCTACGATGATGACCTGAACGACTGCGAGGTCAACGGTAACTGGACGCCCCAGGAGAAGGCCCTCCACGAGGCCCGCCTGAAGGCCAAGGCCAAGCGCCGGCTGCGCAAGTCTTCGTCCCGCAACTCCACCAGCGACTCGCTGTCGGAGTCCGGGGAGCTGCTGCCCGGCGGGGACAGCCCCAAGGGGAAGGTCAACGCCAACGACCGCAAGTCGCGCACCGGCAAAGGACGGGGCCTGCCCAAAAAAG GTGGGGCCGGTGGTAAAGGAGTGTGGGGGGCCGCCGGGATGGTTTATGAGGTGGAGGAGCCCGACGCAAAGGACCCCAACTACGACGAAGTGGCGCAG GGTGACACAGTGTACGCCACGGTGGTGCCGGAGTTGGACGAAAAGCTGCTGGAGAAGACGGTGAACCCCATTGTCAAGGAGTACTTTGAACACGGAGACACTAAAGAAGTCCAG GCTTTGTTGAAGGGCCTAAACCTGGGTGCTCACAAGTTCGAGTTCTCCTCCCTGGCGCTGTGCCTCTCCCTGGAGGGCAAGGCCAGCCACCGCGAGCTCACGTCCCGCCTGCTGTCCGACCTGTTGGGCAAGGAGCTGTCCCAGGCCGACATGGCCCGCGCCTTCGACAAGATGCTGAAGGAGCTGCCTGAGCTCATCCTGGACACCCCTGAGGCCCCCAAG ATGTTGGGACAGTTCCTGGCCCGAGCCATAGCGGACCACGTGCTGCCTATGGCGTTCCTCGACTGCTACAAGGGCAAGGTGGACTGTGTCCACGCCAG GGCGGCGTTGGACCGCGCTGCCGTGCTGCTGTCCATGAAGCGGGAGATAGTACGGCTAGACAACGTTTGGGGTGTGGGCGGTGGGCTGCGGCCGGTCAAGCATCTCGTCAAGGAG ATGATCCTCCTGTTGAAGGAGTACCTGGTGTCTGGGGAGGTGTCGGAGGCAGAGCGATGCCTCAAGGACCTGGAAGTTCCCCATTTCCACCACGAGCTAGTCTACGAG GCTATAGTGATGGTGCTGGAGTCCAAAGGGGACACCGCCATCCATATGATGATGAAGCTCCTGCAGTCCTTCTGGAAGTCGGGCCTCATCACCGTGGACCAGATGAACCGG GGTTTCCAGCGTGTGTACGACGAGCTGCCAGAGATCTGCCTGGACGTCCCCCACGCCCACTCCATCATGGAGACCTTCGTGGATCTGTGTTACCAGGAGTCTGTCATCACCAAACATCTCAGAGACACCTGTCCATCAAG AGGTCGAAAGCGTTTTGTCAGCGAGGGAGACGGGGGATTGGTCAAGAACTGA